The genomic stretch CTGCTGTTCAATGGCTTCTCACAAGCGGGCTGCGGATCGCCGTGATTCTTGTTCTCATGGTGATCGCTTCCAAAATTGCCCGTATCATATCGTTTCGTGTATTTGCCTCGCTGGTGAAAAACAAGGATGATGAATTCAGAAAACGGGCCGATACCCTCCGATCCATCATACGGTATATGCTGACTATCGGAATAGCGGTTATAGCCGCTGTCACGATAATGGACGAGCTGAATATCAAAATCGGGCCTATTCTCGCAGCCGCGGGCGTTGTGGGTCTCGCTGTCGGTTTCGGCGCCCAGACACTGGTACAGGATGTTATCGGCGGTTTTTTTATCCTGCTCGAGGATGAGATACGTGTCGGTGATGTGGTCCAGATTGCCGGTAAAAGCGGCCTTGTGGAACGGATAAACCTGCGGATGACCGTTCTCCGCGATCTTTCCGGTAATGTCCATTATATCCGTAACGGACAGATCGATGTGGTCACCAATATGACCAAGGAATACTCACATTACGTGTTCGATATCGGTGTCTCCTACCACGAGGATGTGGATAAAGTCATGGATGTGATCAAACAGGTCGATGAAGAGCTTCGTAATGATCCCCTGTTCCGG from bacterium encodes the following:
- a CDS encoding mechanosensitive ion channel family protein, which translates into the protein MATKEYVHTAVQWLLTSGLRIAVILVLMVIASKIARIISFRVFASLVKNKDDEFRKRADTLRSIIRYMLTIGIAVIAAVTIMDELNIKIGPILAAAGVVGLAVGFGAQTLVQDVIGGFFILLEDEIRVGDVVQIAGKSGLVERINLRMTVLRDLSGNVHYIRNGQIDVVTNMTKEYSHYVFDIGVSYHEDVDKVMDVIKQVDEELRNDPLFRDDILEPIEILGLDQFAESALIIKARTKTKPIKQWGVARAFNRLLKKKFDERGIEIPFPQITLTMGADKEGQASPIDPGMKKNM